Proteins from a genomic interval of Diaphorobacter sp. HDW4A:
- the rplW gene encoding 50S ribosomal protein L23 produces MSRTNPTTAQRTFEEGRLMQVLVAPIVSEKATMVAEKSNAVTFKVLQNATKPEIKAAVELMFKVEVQGVSVVNTKGKTKRFGKTVGRRDNVRKAYVLLKEGQELNLSGEAA; encoded by the coding sequence ATGAGCCGCACTAATCCGACTACAGCACAGCGCACCTTCGAAGAAGGCCGTCTGATGCAAGTGTTGGTCGCTCCCATCGTGTCCGAAAAGGCCACCATGGTTGCTGAGAAGTCCAACGCTGTGACATTCAAGGTGCTGCAGAACGCTACCAAGCCAGAAATCAAGGCCGCTGTGGAATTGATGTTCAAGGTTGAGGTGCAGGGCGTTTCTGTGGTGAACACGAAGGGCAAGACCAAGCGCTTTGGCAAGACCGTGGGCCGTCGCGACAACGTTCGCAAGGCATACGTGCTGCTGAAGGAAGGTCAAGAGCTGAACCTGTCCGGGGAGGCTGCGTAA
- the tuf gene encoding elongation factor Tu, giving the protein MGKEKFERTKPHVNVGTIGHVDHGKTTLTAAIATVLSKKFGGEAKAYDQIDAAPEEKARGITINTAHVEYETANRHYAHVDCPGHADYVKNMITGAAQMDGAILVCSAADGPMPQTREHILLARQVGVPYIIVFLNKCDMVDDEELLELVEMEVRELLDKYDFPGDDTPIIRGSAKLALEGDQSDKGEPAIMKLAEALDTYIPTPERAVDGAFLMPVEDVFSISGRGTVVTGRIERGIVKVGEEIEIVGIKDTQKTTVTGVEMFRKLLDQGQAGDNVGLLLRGTKREDVERGQVLCKPGSIKPHTEFTAEVYVLSKDEGGRHTPFFNNYRPQFYFRTTDVTGSIVLPADKEMVMPGDNVSITVKLIAPIAMEEGLRFAIREGGRTVGAGVVATIIA; this is encoded by the coding sequence ATGGGAAAAGAAAAGTTTGAACGGACCAAGCCGCACGTCAACGTCGGTACCATCGGTCACGTTGACCACGGCAAGACCACGCTGACGGCTGCTATCGCTACCGTTCTGTCGAAGAAGTTTGGCGGCGAAGCCAAGGCTTACGACCAGATCGATGCTGCGCCCGAAGAAAAGGCTCGCGGTATCACGATCAACACCGCTCACGTCGAGTACGAAACGGCCAACCGCCACTACGCTCACGTTGACTGCCCAGGTCACGCTGACTATGTGAAGAACATGATCACGGGTGCTGCCCAGATGGACGGCGCGATCCTGGTTTGCTCCGCTGCTGACGGCCCAATGCCCCAGACCCGCGAGCACATCCTGCTGGCCCGTCAGGTTGGCGTTCCTTACATCATCGTGTTCCTGAACAAGTGCGACATGGTGGATGACGAAGAGCTGCTCGAGCTGGTCGAAATGGAAGTTCGCGAACTCCTCGACAAGTACGACTTCCCGGGCGACGACACCCCGATCATTCGTGGTTCGGCCAAGCTGGCTCTGGAAGGCGACCAATCCGACAAGGGCGAGCCTGCCATCATGAAGCTGGCTGAAGCTCTGGACACCTACATCCCAACGCCTGAGCGCGCTGTGGACGGTGCTTTCCTGATGCCAGTGGAAGACGTGTTCTCGATCTCCGGTCGTGGTACCGTGGTGACAGGCCGTATCGAGCGCGGTATCGTCAAGGTCGGCGAAGAAATCGAAATCGTCGGTATCAAGGACACACAGAAGACTACGGTCACTGGCGTGGAAATGTTCCGCAAGCTGCTGGACCAAGGTCAAGCTGGCGACAACGTGGGTCTGCTGCTGCGCGGCACGAAGCGCGAAGACGTCGAGCGCGGCCAAGTGCTGTGCAAGCCCGGTTCGATCAAGCCGCACACCGAGTTCACTGCTGAGGTGTACGTTCTGTCCAAGGACGAAGGCGGCCGTCACACTCCGTTCTTCAACAACTATCGTCCTCAGTTCTACTTCCGTACAACGGACGTGACCGGTTCGATCGTTCTGCCTGCTGACAAGGAAATGGTCATGCCTGGCGACAACGTGTCCATCACCGTGAAGCTGATCGCTCCGATCGCCATGGAAGAAGGTCTGCGTTTCGCTATCCGCGAAGGTGGCCGTACCGTCGGCGCCGGCGTGGTTGCCACGATCATTGCGTAA
- the rpsJ gene encoding 30S ribosomal protein S10: MSKQKIRIRLKAFDYKLIDQSAAEIVDTAKRTGAIVKGPVPLPTRMKRFDILRSPHVNKTSRDQLEIRTHQRLMDIVDPTDKTVDALMKLDLPAGVDVEIKLQ, encoded by the coding sequence ATGTCAAAGCAAAAAATCCGTATCCGCCTGAAGGCATTCGACTACAAGCTGATCGACCAGTCTGCAGCCGAAATCGTTGATACCGCCAAGCGCACCGGTGCGATCGTCAAGGGCCCAGTGCCGCTGCCGACACGCATGAAGCGTTTCGACATCCTGCGTTCGCCCCACGTCAACAAGACGAGCCGCGACCAGCTGGAAATCCGTACGCACCAGCGTCTGATGGACATCGTTGACCCCACCGACAAGACGGTTGACGCTCTGATGAAGCTCGACCTGCCAGCCGGCGTCGACGTGGAAATCAAGCTGCAATAA
- the rplB gene encoding 50S ribosomal protein L2, which produces MAVIKLKPTTPGQRGAVKVTRDHLHKGAPFAALLEPQFQKAGRNNNGHITTRHKGGGHKHHYRVVDFKRNKDGIPAKVERVEYDPNRTAHIALLCYADGERRYIIAPRNVEVGATLISGSEAPIRVGNTLPIRNIPVGSTIHCIELKPGAGAQIARSAGASATLLAREGTYAQVRMRSGEVRKIHIECRATIGEVANEEHSLRQLGKAGVKRWMGIRPTVRGTAMNPIDHPHGGGEGRTGEGRHAVDPWGNLTKGYRTRNNKRTQTMIVSRRKK; this is translated from the coding sequence ATGGCCGTTATCAAGCTGAAACCAACCACACCGGGCCAACGTGGCGCGGTGAAGGTCACACGTGATCACCTGCACAAGGGTGCTCCGTTCGCAGCCCTGCTGGAGCCACAATTCCAGAAGGCTGGCCGTAACAACAACGGTCACATCACTACCCGTCACAAGGGCGGTGGTCACAAGCACCACTATCGCGTGGTGGACTTCAAGCGCAACAAGGACGGTATCCCCGCCAAGGTTGAGCGCGTTGAATACGATCCAAACCGTACTGCGCACATTGCACTGCTGTGCTACGCAGACGGCGAGCGTCGCTACATCATCGCCCCGCGCAATGTGGAAGTCGGTGCAACGCTGATCTCCGGTTCGGAAGCTCCGATCCGCGTCGGCAACACCCTGCCCATCCGCAACATTCCGGTGGGTTCGACCATTCACTGCATCGAGCTCAAGCCCGGCGCTGGTGCCCAGATCGCACGTTCCGCAGGTGCTTCGGCAACTCTGCTGGCCCGTGAAGGCACATACGCTCAAGTGCGTATGCGCTCTGGCGAAGTGCGCAAGATTCATATCGAGTGCCGCGCCACAATCGGTGAAGTCGCCAACGAAGAACACAGCCTGCGCCAATTGGGCAAGGCCGGTGTGAAGCGTTGGATGGGTATCCGTCCGACCGTCCGCGGTACTGCAATGAACCCAATCGATCACCCACACGGTGGTGGTGAAGGTCGTACCGGTGAAGGCCGTCACGCAGTTGACCCATGGGGTAACCTGACGAAGGGCTACCGTACCCGTAACAACAAGCGCACACAGACCATGATCGTGTCGCGTCGTAAGAAGTAA
- the rpsC gene encoding 30S ribosomal protein S3: MGQKINPTGFRLAVSRNWASRWYASNRDFAGMLAEDIKVREYLKAKLKNAAVSRVLIERPAKNARITIYSARPGVVIGKKGEDIEALKKELAARLGVPVAVNIEEVRKPEIDAKLIADSITQQLEKRIMFRRAMKRAMQNAMRLGAQGIKIMSAGRLNGIEIARTEWYREGRVPLHTLRADIDYGTSEAKTTYGVIGVKVWVYKGDTLGRNDLPAVETPRPDDERRPRGPRRDGRDGRGDGRPGAGRGPRRTGGTNTAPADGSDKPAGAGGTDATAVKRVRKTDAPATAADGKGE; this comes from the coding sequence ATGGGACAGAAAATCAACCCAACCGGCTTCCGCCTTGCAGTTAGCCGCAACTGGGCAAGCCGTTGGTACGCAAGCAACCGCGATTTCGCGGGCATGCTGGCCGAAGACATCAAGGTGCGCGAGTACCTGAAGGCCAAGCTGAAGAACGCAGCCGTTTCGCGCGTTCTGATCGAGCGTCCTGCCAAGAACGCACGCATCACGATTTACTCGGCTCGTCCGGGCGTCGTGATCGGCAAGAAGGGCGAAGACATCGAAGCGCTCAAGAAGGAGCTCGCCGCTCGCTTGGGCGTGCCAGTGGCAGTGAACATCGAAGAAGTGCGCAAGCCTGAAATCGATGCCAAGCTGATCGCTGACTCGATCACCCAGCAGCTCGAAAAGCGCATCATGTTCCGTCGTGCCATGAAGCGCGCCATGCAAAACGCCATGCGTCTGGGTGCTCAAGGTATCAAGATCATGTCGGCTGGCCGTCTGAACGGTATCGAAATCGCACGTACCGAGTGGTACCGCGAAGGCCGTGTGCCACTGCACACCCTGCGCGCCGACATCGACTACGGCACCTCCGAAGCCAAGACCACCTACGGTGTGATCGGCGTGAAGGTCTGGGTCTACAAGGGCGACACATTGGGTCGCAACGATCTGCCAGCCGTCGAGACACCACGTCCTGACGACGAGCGTCGCCCACGTGGCCCACGCCGCGATGGTCGTGACGGTCGCGGTGATGGTCGTCCAGGTGCAGGCCGTGGTCCTCGCCGTACTGGCGGTACCAACACAGCTCCTGCTGATGGTAGCGACAAGCCCGCTGGTGCCGGTGGCACCGACGCAACCGCCGTTAAGCGCGTTCGCAAGACTGACGCGCCCGCTACAGCAGCGGACGGCAAAGGAGAATAA
- a CDS encoding TlpA disulfide reductase family protein, with translation MNFKKWLAAAVVVAFAGAGAWVFLGTGTSPAPQSTFVLLDGSTKTTDQMKGRVTLVNFWATSCTTCVAEMPEIISTYQKYKDKGFDTLAVAMQYDPPAYVVNYAESRKLPFQIAIDNTGANAKAWGDVKLTPSTFIVDKQGKIVKSFVGAPDFAELHKLIEKLLSEA, from the coding sequence ATGAATTTCAAAAAGTGGCTGGCCGCCGCCGTGGTGGTGGCATTTGCAGGCGCAGGCGCCTGGGTTTTCCTCGGCACCGGCACATCGCCCGCGCCGCAATCGACCTTTGTGCTGCTGGACGGCTCCACCAAGACCACCGACCAGATGAAGGGCCGCGTGACGCTGGTGAACTTCTGGGCCACAAGCTGCACCACGTGTGTCGCGGAGATGCCCGAGATCATCAGCACCTACCAGAAATACAAGGACAAGGGCTTCGACACGCTGGCCGTTGCCATGCAGTACGATCCACCAGCCTATGTGGTGAACTACGCCGAATCGCGCAAGCTGCCATTTCAGATCGCCATCGACAACACCGGCGCCAACGCCAAGGCCTGGGGCGACGTGAAGCTCACGCCCTCCACCTTCATTGTGGACAAGCAAGGCAAGATCGTGAAATCCTTCGTCGGTGCGCCCGATTTCGCAGAGCTGCACAAGCTGATCGAAAAGCTGCTCTCGGAAGCCTGA
- the rplC gene encoding 50S ribosomal protein L3, with protein sequence MSLSNSLGLLGRKVGMMRLFTDDGDAIPVTVVDVSNNRVTQVKTQENDGYVSLQVTFGSRKASRVTKPQAGHLAKAGVEAGEVIREFRVTAETAGKYAAGATLPVAELFAVGQKVDVQGTSIGKGYAGTIKRHNMSSQRASHGNSRSHNVPGSIGMAQDPGRVFPGKRMTGHMGDETVTTQNLDVVRIDEARQLLMIKGAVPGSKGGFVTVRPAIKAAASKGAN encoded by the coding sequence ATGAGTCTGAGCAACTCCCTCGGGTTGCTGGGCCGCAAGGTGGGCATGATGCGTCTGTTCACTGATGACGGGGATGCGATTCCTGTCACAGTGGTGGATGTTTCTAACAACCGCGTGACCCAGGTGAAAACCCAAGAGAACGATGGCTACGTGTCGCTGCAAGTGACATTCGGTTCGCGCAAAGCTTCGCGTGTGACCAAGCCTCAAGCCGGTCACCTCGCCAAGGCGGGTGTGGAAGCCGGTGAAGTGATCCGTGAATTCCGCGTGACCGCTGAAACTGCTGGCAAGTACGCCGCAGGTGCAACTCTGCCCGTGGCAGAGCTGTTCGCGGTGGGCCAGAAGGTCGACGTGCAAGGCACTTCGATCGGTAAGGGCTACGCCGGTACGATCAAGCGTCACAACATGAGCTCGCAACGCGCGTCGCACGGTAACAGCCGTTCGCACAACGTTCCAGGCTCGATCGGTATGGCGCAGGATCCAGGTCGCGTGTTTCCTGGCAAGCGCATGACTGGTCACATGGGCGACGAAACTGTCACCACTCAAAATCTCGACGTGGTTCGCATCGACGAAGCACGTCAACTGCTCATGATCAAGGGCGCTGTTCCGGGCTCCAAGGGTGGCTTCGTGACAGTGCGTCCCGCCATCAAGGCAGCCGCTTCCAAAGGAGCGAACTAA
- a CDS encoding peroxiredoxin has product MIKVGDILPAATLMEYSEVEGGGCSIGPNAVDVQKAAAGKTIAIFAVPGAFTPTCSAKHVPGYVEQAAALNAAGVDEIWCLSVNDAFVMGAWARDQKTDGKVRMLADGDAAFAKATGLTLDLNGKGLGLRSNRYSMLVKDGKVVTLNVEGPGKFEVSDADTMLKQAKA; this is encoded by the coding sequence ATGATCAAAGTAGGTGACATCCTTCCCGCAGCAACGCTGATGGAATACTCGGAAGTCGAAGGCGGCGGTTGCAGCATCGGCCCGAACGCTGTGGACGTACAGAAGGCGGCAGCTGGCAAAACGATTGCCATTTTTGCTGTTCCAGGCGCATTCACGCCCACTTGCTCCGCCAAGCACGTGCCCGGCTACGTCGAGCAGGCTGCTGCACTCAATGCCGCCGGTGTGGACGAAATCTGGTGCCTCTCGGTGAACGACGCGTTCGTCATGGGCGCTTGGGCGCGTGATCAGAAGACGGACGGCAAGGTACGCATGCTGGCCGACGGCGACGCCGCTTTTGCCAAGGCTACCGGCCTGACACTCGATCTGAACGGCAAGGGTCTGGGTCTGCGCAGCAATCGCTATTCCATGCTGGTCAAGGACGGCAAGGTGGTAACCCTAAACGTCGAAGGTCCCGGCAAGTTCGAAGTGAGCGATGCCGACACCATGCTCAAGCAAGCCAAGGCTTGA
- the rplV gene encoding 50S ribosomal protein L22, translating into MSETRAVLRGVRLSVDKGRLVADLIRGKKVDQALNTLQFTQKKAAVIIKKVLESAIANAEHNDGADIDELRVKTIYVEQGTTLKRFTARAKGRGNRISKPTCHVYVTVGN; encoded by the coding sequence ATGTCTGAAACACGTGCAGTCCTCCGGGGCGTCCGTCTGTCGGTTGACAAGGGTCGCCTGGTAGCGGATCTCATCCGTGGCAAGAAGGTTGACCAAGCTCTGAACACCTTGCAATTCACACAGAAAAAAGCTGCTGTGATCATCAAGAAGGTTCTCGAGTCGGCAATCGCTAACGCTGAGCACAATGACGGTGCTGATATTGACGAACTCCGCGTCAAGACCATCTACGTCGAGCAAGGCACCACACTCAAGCGTTTCACCGCTCGCGCCAAGGGCCGCGGCAATCGCATCAGCAAGCCCACGTGCCATGTGTACGTGACTGTGGGTAACTAA
- a CDS encoding DUF523 domain-containing protein, protein MVSACLMGLPVRYDGGSKRCVHPVPERWQSEGRLRLLCPEMEGGLPTPRAPAEIDVGASGADVLMHRSHVVDHDGRDVSVAFVLGAERAVHVAREFDIRVAVLKEGSPSCGSSWIADGSFSGVRVERDGVTAAALRAVGVQVFSENQWDEAAACLAAIERATQSRSTLR, encoded by the coding sequence ATGGTCAGTGCCTGCCTGATGGGCCTACCCGTGCGCTACGATGGCGGCAGCAAGCGCTGCGTTCATCCGGTGCCGGAGCGCTGGCAGTCCGAGGGGCGGCTGCGCCTGCTGTGTCCGGAGATGGAGGGCGGGCTGCCGACGCCGAGAGCGCCTGCGGAGATCGATGTGGGCGCGTCGGGCGCCGATGTGCTCATGCACCGCTCACACGTGGTTGATCACGACGGCAGGGATGTGTCCGTGGCCTTCGTGCTGGGCGCGGAGAGGGCCGTGCATGTGGCGCGGGAGTTCGACATTCGCGTGGCGGTGCTCAAGGAGGGTAGTCCGTCGTGCGGCAGTTCATGGATTGCCGATGGCAGCTTCTCGGGTGTCCGCGTGGAGCGCGACGGGGTGACCGCTGCGGCGCTGAGGGCCGTTGGCGTGCAGGTGTTCAGCGAGAACCAGTGGGACGAGGCGGCGGCGTGCCTGGCCGCCATCGAGCGCGCAACTCAGTCGAGATCGACCTTGAGGTAA
- the rpmC gene encoding 50S ribosomal protein L29 yields MTKSAELRQKDVAGLEAEVKSLQKAHFGLRMQKATQQLGNTATLKATRRDIARAKTILAEKQAAK; encoded by the coding sequence ATGACTAAATCTGCTGAACTCCGCCAAAAAGACGTAGCCGGCCTCGAAGCCGAAGTGAAGTCCCTGCAAAAGGCTCACTTTGGTCTGCGCATGCAAAAGGCTACGCAACAACTGGGTAACACAGCGACGTTGAAGGCCACCCGCCGCGACATCGCCCGTGCCAAGACCATTCTTGCTGAAAAGCAAGCCGCCAAGTAA
- a CDS encoding SDR family oxidoreductase, producing the protein MSEKSLKVAVVIAGGSGMGAAAARKLRADGFEVAILSSSGRGEALATELGGIGVTGSNQNVADIQKLADAVMARWGRIDVLVNGAGHGPKGPLLEISDADWIKGLEVYFLNVVRAVRIVAPIMQKQGGGAIVNISTAWTFEPSEMFPTSAMARSGLAAFTKIFCDQFAKDGVRMNNVLPGWIDSLPAKEERRAAVPMQRYGKAEEVAATIAFLASDAASYITGQNLRVDGGLMHGV; encoded by the coding sequence ATGAGTGAAAAGTCTTTGAAGGTGGCGGTGGTCATCGCTGGCGGCAGTGGCATGGGGGCCGCTGCGGCGCGCAAGCTGCGTGCGGATGGGTTCGAGGTGGCGATTCTCTCATCGTCCGGGCGTGGTGAGGCGCTGGCTACGGAGCTGGGCGGGATCGGCGTGACGGGCTCGAATCAAAACGTGGCGGACATTCAGAAGCTCGCCGATGCGGTGATGGCGCGCTGGGGCCGCATCGATGTGCTGGTGAACGGCGCCGGGCATGGCCCCAAGGGGCCGTTGCTGGAAATATCGGATGCCGACTGGATCAAGGGCCTTGAGGTTTATTTCCTCAACGTCGTGCGTGCTGTGCGCATCGTCGCGCCGATCATGCAGAAGCAGGGTGGGGGTGCCATCGTGAACATCTCCACGGCATGGACGTTCGAGCCTTCGGAGATGTTTCCCACGTCGGCTATGGCGCGCTCCGGGTTGGCGGCCTTCACGAAGATCTTCTGCGACCAGTTCGCCAAGGATGGGGTGCGCATGAACAACGTGCTGCCGGGCTGGATCGACAGCCTGCCTGCGAAGGAAGAGCGACGCGCCGCCGTGCCGATGCAACGCTACGGCAAAGCCGAAGAGGTCGCAGCGACGATTGCGTTCCTGGCCTCGGATGCAGCGAGCTACATCACCGGGCAGAACCTGCGCGTGGATGGTGGCCTGATGCACGGCGTGTGA
- a CDS encoding cytochrome c produces MKYKALATILATSACTLFALPASAQFAKAEDAIKYRQGALFVMGQHFGRLGAMAQGKIPFDAKAAQENADVVAAMAKLPWAAFGPGTEKGAPTKAKDDIWLEPEKFKEHADKLVAESAKLAVATKTGTLEGMKAAFGATANSCKSCHDAYRNK; encoded by the coding sequence ATGAAATACAAAGCGCTAGCCACGATTCTTGCCACCTCGGCCTGCACCCTGTTTGCGCTGCCAGCATCGGCGCAGTTCGCCAAGGCGGAAGACGCCATCAAATATCGCCAGGGCGCGCTGTTCGTCATGGGACAGCATTTCGGTCGTCTGGGTGCAATGGCGCAGGGCAAGATCCCGTTTGACGCCAAGGCCGCGCAGGAAAACGCCGATGTGGTGGCCGCGATGGCCAAGCTGCCGTGGGCTGCCTTTGGTCCGGGGACCGAAAAGGGTGCCCCCACCAAGGCCAAGGACGACATCTGGCTGGAGCCCGAGAAGTTCAAGGAGCATGCCGACAAGCTGGTGGCGGAGTCCGCCAAGCTGGCCGTCGCTACCAAGACCGGCACTCTCGAAGGCATGAAGGCCGCGTTCGGCGCGACCGCCAACAGCTGCAAATCCTGCCACGACGCCTACCGCAACAAGTAA
- the rpsS gene encoding 30S ribosomal protein S19 yields MTRSLKKGPFVDHHLLAKVEKAIATKDKKPVKTWSRRSMVLPDFIGLTIAVHNGKQHVPVYVTDQMVGHKLGEFALTRTFKGHPADKKVQKK; encoded by the coding sequence ATGACACGTTCTCTCAAAAAGGGCCCATTTGTTGACCATCACTTGCTGGCAAAGGTCGAAAAGGCCATCGCCACCAAGGATAAGAAGCCAGTCAAGACTTGGTCGCGTCGTTCCATGGTTCTGCCCGATTTCATCGGTCTGACCATTGCTGTGCACAACGGCAAGCAACACGTGCCGGTCTATGTTACCGACCAGATGGTGGGCCACAAGCTGGGCGAATTCGCCCTGACGCGCACCTTCAAGGGTCACCCCGCGGACAAAAAAGTCCAGAAGAAATAA
- the rpsQ gene encoding 30S ribosomal protein S17, with protein sequence MTEAKTSLKRTLIGKVVSDKRAKTVTVLVERRVKHPIYDKIMIRSSKYHAHDENGEYKTGDTIEITESRPLSKTKNWVATRLVQKAALV encoded by the coding sequence ATGACGGAAGCTAAAACATCCCTCAAGCGCACCTTGATTGGCAAGGTGGTGAGCGACAAGCGCGCTAAGACTGTGACGGTGCTCGTAGAGCGTCGCGTGAAGCACCCGATCTATGACAAGATCATGATTCGTTCGAGCAAGTACCACGCGCACGACGAAAACGGTGAATACAAGACGGGTGACACCATCGAAATCACGGAAAGCCGCCCGCTGTCCAAGACCAAGAACTGGGTTGCTACCCGCTTGGTGCAAAAGGCTGCTCTGGTGTAA
- a CDS encoding cytochrome b/b6 domain-containing protein produces MPNTSVRIWDLPTRLFHWALAICMVSLVVTAKLNAMDWHFRLGYCVLALLVFRVMWGLVGGYWSRFKSFLFTPSQFARHLAGKEDHSTGHSPIGALSVFTLLLALVLQVMTGLMSDDEISVSGPLTRFVSGELVSTATWWHAKIGQYLIYVLVGLHVLAIVVYAVRGKKLLAPMITGDKQLPAATRASSDSAATRIAALVLLGAAGGFAWWVSTLGSI; encoded by the coding sequence ATGCCCAACACCTCTGTCCGCATCTGGGACCTTCCCACACGTCTGTTTCACTGGGCACTTGCCATCTGCATGGTGTCTCTTGTGGTGACCGCCAAGCTGAACGCCATGGACTGGCATTTCCGACTGGGATACTGCGTGCTCGCGCTGCTGGTGTTTCGCGTGATGTGGGGTCTCGTGGGGGGGTACTGGTCGCGCTTCAAGAGCTTTCTGTTCACGCCGAGCCAGTTTGCAAGGCATCTCGCTGGCAAGGAAGACCATTCGACTGGTCATTCGCCGATAGGCGCGCTGTCGGTGTTCACACTGCTGCTCGCGCTAGTCCTTCAGGTCATGACCGGGCTCATGAGCGATGACGAAATTTCCGTCTCCGGCCCGCTCACCCGATTTGTCTCTGGCGAACTGGTCAGCACCGCGACGTGGTGGCATGCCAAGATCGGGCAGTACCTCATCTACGTTCTGGTCGGATTGCATGTACTCGCAATTGTGGTCTATGCAGTGCGCGGCAAGAAGCTGCTCGCTCCCATGATCACCGGCGACAAGCAATTGCCCGCCGCCACCCGCGCCTCAAGCGACAGCGCGGCCACCCGCATCGCCGCACTGGTTCTGCTGGGGGCGGCCGGTGGATTTGCCTGGTGGGTGTCCACATTAGGGTCAATCTGA
- a CDS encoding GNAT family N-acetyltransferase, whose amino-acid sequence MEVVRDIFREYAGTLDVDLSFQDFEEELTTLPGEYAAPRGQILLAYVDGSLAGCCALRPLDAADYTNAAEMKRLYVRKAFRGFGLGRTLVEGILDAARLSDYACVLLDTLDGMESARALYADLGFEEIPPYYHNPVAGSHYLKVDLD is encoded by the coding sequence ATGGAAGTGGTGCGTGATATCTTCCGCGAATATGCCGGAACGCTGGACGTCGATCTGTCATTTCAGGATTTCGAAGAGGAACTGACCACCCTGCCCGGTGAATACGCCGCACCGCGCGGCCAGATCCTGCTGGCCTATGTGGATGGAAGCCTCGCGGGCTGCTGCGCCCTGCGGCCACTGGACGCGGCCGACTACACCAACGCCGCCGAAATGAAACGCCTCTATGTGCGCAAGGCATTTCGCGGTTTTGGCCTGGGCCGTACTCTGGTCGAGGGCATTCTGGATGCCGCACGCCTTTCCGACTACGCCTGCGTGCTGCTCGACACGCTCGACGGCATGGAATCCGCACGTGCGCTCTACGCCGATCTCGGCTTCGAAGAAATCCCACCGTACTATCACAACCCCGTGGCGGGCTCCCATTACCTCAAGGTCGATCTCGACTGA
- the rplD gene encoding 50S ribosomal protein L4: MQLELLNEQGQAASKIDVPETVFDRQYNEDLVHQIVVAFRANGRQGTRAQKDREQVKHSTKKPFKQKGTGNARAGMTSSPLWRGGGRVFPNLPEENFTQKINKKMYRAGMASILSQLARDGRLAVVESLKLDSPKTKVLADKFKAMNLQSVMVIADEVDENLYLASRNLKNVFVTEPRYADPVSLVHYKKVLVTKGALDKLKEMFA; this comes from the coding sequence ATGCAGCTCGAACTCCTGAATGAACAAGGCCAGGCCGCATCGAAGATCGATGTGCCCGAGACCGTTTTCGACCGTCAGTACAACGAAGACCTGGTTCACCAGATCGTTGTTGCCTTCCGCGCCAACGGCCGTCAAGGCACTCGCGCCCAGAAGGACCGCGAGCAGGTCAAGCATTCGACCAAGAAGCCTTTCAAGCAAAAGGGTACTGGCAACGCACGTGCCGGTATGACTTCCTCGCCACTGTGGCGTGGGGGTGGTCGCGTGTTCCCGAATCTGCCTGAAGAAAACTTCACGCAGAAGATCAACAAGAAGATGTACCGCGCTGGTATGGCTTCGATCCTGTCCCAACTGGCCCGCGACGGTCGTCTGGCCGTGGTTGAATCCCTCAAGCTCGACTCGCCCAAGACCAAGGTCCTGGCCGACAAGTTCAAGGCCATGAATCTGCAATCCGTGATGGTGATTGCTGACGAAGTGGACGAGAACCTGTACCTCGCTTCCCGCAATCTGAAGAACGTGTTCGTGACCGAGCCACGTTATGCAGATCCGGTGTCGCTGGTGCACTACAAGAAGGTGCTCGTCACCAAGGGTGCCCTCGACAAGCTCAAGGAGATGTTCGCATGA
- the rplP gene encoding 50S ribosomal protein L16: MLQPARRKFRKEQKGRNTGIATRGNSVAFGDFGLKSTDRGRLTARQIEAARRAISRHVKRGGRIWIRVFPDKPISTKPAEVRMGNGKGNPEYYVAEIQPGKVLYEIVGVPEELAREAFRLAAAKLPLRTTFVARQIGA, encoded by the coding sequence ATGCTGCAACCTGCACGCCGCAAGTTCCGTAAGGAACAAAAAGGCCGCAATACCGGTATCGCCACACGCGGCAACTCCGTTGCTTTTGGCGATTTCGGTCTGAAGTCCACTGATCGCGGCCGTCTGACGGCCCGTCAGATCGAAGCCGCTCGTCGCGCGATTTCGCGTCACGTCAAGCGCGGTGGTCGTATCTGGATCCGTGTGTTCCCCGATAAGCCAATCTCGACAAAGCCAGCCGAAGTCCGTATGGGTAACGGTAAGGGCAATCCAGAGTACTACGTCGCTGAAATTCAGCCCGGCAAGGTGCTCTACGAGATCGTTGGTGTGCCCGAAGAACTGGCTCGCGAAGCGTTCCGCCTGGCTGCTGCAAAGCTGCCACTGCGCACGACCTTCGTTGCTCGTCAAATTGGCGCTTGA